The DNA region atgtgatggatcccctgcaaaatggctcaattccccttttaaatctcgcccaaccgccaattttccgcgatggacgcgcgtccacgggcgcgtccactgcgataaatgcatccagacttcaacttctgcgagcgttctgatggacgcccaggtggacgcgcgcgtccacagcagactgctgcacagacttcaaacttcagagagtgaAAAATTGGACGCAGGGGTGGACGcctggtggacgcgcgtccactggggcgtccactgggcgtccatggtgtatttcgcactccaacttcgactcgtgaatccttcttccaaatctagccattttctgcctttttgcccatctttttacctacaaaatgattaaccaagtgtggaacggggtccaatggcaatatgaagcattctaacgcaatttaacactaaaacattcataaaagctttaacttgtatactaaacgatccacGAACAACCgtataaaagtggtatcttttgcacttatcatcAGCTCTGGACTGTTTAAATCCCACGTCAATAAGTGCCTTTGTAAACTTTTGATGCCAATTGCGTGAGGCTTGTCGCAATCTGTACAATGACTTCTTTAATTTGCAAACCTTTGTCTCATTATGCTGCCCAAATCCATCAGGGATGCGCATGTAAACCTCCTCGTGCAGGTCACCATGGAGAAATGCATTATTTACGTCAAGCTGGTGAATCTCCCAACCCCTTTTTACTGCAACAGCAAGTAAACAACGGACGGTAACAAGCTTGGCTATTGGTGCAAAGGTTTCGTGGTAATCAATGCCCTCTATTTGCGTGAAACCTTTGGCAACGAGGCGCGCTTTGTATCGCTCCACTTCTCCATTGGGTTTATACTTCACCTTATAAACCCATTTGGAGGCAATTGCTCTTTTATTTGGTGGAAGCACAACTATGTCCCAGGTTCCATTTGCTTCAAGAGTTGTAATTTCCTTTTGCATCGTATCTCGCCAATGTTTATGTTTGACTGCTTGCCTGAATGTTCTTGGCTCATCATGGTCAGTGATGGCCGCTAAAAAGGCTTTGTGAGAATTAGAGAAATTATCATAAGAGACATAATGAGATATGGAATGTACCGTTGAGGATGCCGAAGGAGGGGTAGATGGCGTTACTGCTAGAGAGGGTGGCAATGTCGTCTCATAATTCTCCAAATATTTTGGTACATGCCTATTACGTATACTTCTACGCTGCTGCATGTCATTAACAGGCTCTGGTGGTTCATGATTCTCAACAACATCTACATCTGTCAACTCAGTTATCTCTGTCGATATAGCACAACTTTGTTCTGCATCAGGCTGGCCATGTTCTATACTGTATGTATTTGTTGTTTCTTGGGTTTGTACCATCCTTAGGATATCATCACACTCATCATTTATTGCTAGTTGACATGGTTGTTCAATTTGTGGCTCCAGGTCTTGAACACTGTTCTTGAGAGGAAACTTAGTTTCAAAGAATGTTAAGTCTCTGGTGGTGTAAAAGTTTCCATTTTCAGGATCATACACTCGATATCCCTTTTGTCCACTTGGGTACCCTACAAATATGCATGGCTTCCCTCTTGCATCAAACTTGTCTCCCCTTTTATTGTATACATAAGTTAGGCACCCAAAAACACGCAAATGACTGTAGTCTGGCTTTTTTCCCAACAAAATCTCATAAGGTATTTTTTCCTTGATGGCCTTAGAAGGTAATCTGTTAATGATGTATACAGCAGTTAAAATGCATTCCCCCCAAAATTCAATCGGCAAATGTGCTTGAAATCGCAATGCTCGTGCCATTTCTAAGATATGCCTATGCTTTCTCTCAACTACCCCATTCTGTTGTGGGGGTGTCTACACATGATCTCTGCAAAACAATGCCATGCTCTTTATAATACTGTAACATGTAATTTGATTTAAACTCCATGCCATTATCAGCCCGAATTTGCTTAACTCTTTTTCCAAATTGTGTACAAATCATGTTGCAAAATGCAACAAGGTGGTGGCTAACTTCAGACTTGTGCTTCATCAGATACACCCATACACCTCTACTAAAATCATCCACAATAGTGAGGAAATAGTGAGCACCAGAAAAAGAAGATGTTTTGTAACCACTCCAAATGTCACAATGTATAAGATCAAAACATGATTTagttttaatactactaacagGAAAAGGCAATCGAGTTTGTTTAGCACGCATGCATGAATCACAAAAAAAACCATTCTCAGAAGAAGCCACAAAATCTGattgtattttttgaatttttgtagcAGAAGCATGACCGAGTCTTTTATGCCAGATGTCCGGGTCGTCCTTTCTCTTAACTGACATTGCCACACCCTCATGAGATGTTGGCTCCAGGTAGTAAAGTTCATCGCGCATCCTACCCACTCCAATCAGTTTCCTCGAGGGTAAGTCCTGCATTATACAAAAATCCGAGAAAAATGTGAGTGTACAATTGCAATCCTTTGTCAACCTACCAACAGAGACTAAATTGCATTTAAAGTCCGGTATGCTCAAGACTCGATTTATTTGCACCCCATTGGGAAGTTTAGTACTTCCTATGCTTTTAACTGCAACTTTGTCTCCATTTGGTATGGTGACAGGAAAATCACCACGTTCAACATCCACTCTATTCAATAGATCCCCATCACATACTATGTGGTCTGTAGCTCCAGAATCTATCACCCACCAATTCCTATTATCTATCTTACCCGCCATGTTGACAGTCGGGTTTGTCGATGTCCCTCCATGCTTGAATTTGTCTTCATCAGTGTTTAGGAACTGAAAAAGTTTTGTCAACTGGGCTTGTGTAAGATTTCGCAAGGGGTTGATATCTGTATCAACATGGGCTGCCTTTGGTGCTGCTTTATGCTCTGCATATTGCCCTCCTCTCTTGTCACGAGGGCCCTTCCGCCAGTGTGCAGGATATCCAATGATCTCATAGCATTGGTCCTCCGTATGTCCTATCTTTTGGCAATGTCCACACATAGGTTTGTCCCTTCTTCGTCCTTTTCCATCCTTCTCACTGGAACATTTTTGTGTCTGGAATGCGGTAGCTTCAACAATGGGTTTATGAGTGGATGAGATTTTTCTTTGTTGCTCATCTTCAGATGTCATATGATATGCCCGACCAATGCTGGGTGTTGGCTTTGAACTGAGGATTTGTGATTTCACAGCAGCAAATTCATTATCTAATCCCATGAGGAAATCGTATAGTTGTTCCATCTCTTTCATTTCAGCCAATTGCTTTGATATATTGCATGTGCATCCCCTACATACACACTTTGGTAGTGGTGAGATGGCCATCATCTCATCCCAAAGGCTCTTAATTTTTGTGTAATATGTTGAAACTGGAGCCTTTTCTTGTTGCAGGAGTACAACTGCTCGCCTTATTTCAAAGGCTCTGGGCGCACTTCCCTTTCCAAATCTTTCTTCCAAATCAACCCAAATGTCGCTGGCAGTATTAGCGTATCTCACGCTATTCCTCATGTCCCTTTCCATAGCATTTTTTAACCAACCTTTCACCATAGCATTACAACGCATCCATTGTTGTAAATATGGTGAATCGGGTGTTGGCATAGGTATGGATCCATCAACGAACCCCATCTTGTTTTTAGCAAACAATGCATCACGCATATCGTTTACCCACTCCCCGTAGTTGCCATCACGAAGGAGTTCGGTGACATGAACGTGTCCGAGAGCATCTGAAGCATGTAAAAAATAAGGCGACATCACATCTATGCAACCAGGCAAAACTTCTGATGCATTTGATGTTGCCTTACCATGTTGGACCTTTTCTGTTTCTTCGCCACCTTCATCTGATGTCTTTGGCGTAACCTCTTTTGCCTTATCGTCAcctcgctctgataccatgatgaaaatggcgtggttgattgaaaaacaaaaaaggaataataCAGTGAAAAGAGAATGTAGGGAAAAGGTTATATTTCATTACTGACAAATGcaatataaatacaagaagaaataTTTAAGGTAAGCTACAGAAAAGTAAACAATAAGCTATATACaaggaatacataatattaacaGTTGGTGTGATCTCTAAAATATGGTATTCCAATATTTTATATGATACTGCAATGCAATATTTTCTTCCAGATGATACTGCAATATTTTCTTCCATATTCATcacattttccttttcatttattCGGACAATGCACGCTTAATTATGTCACACTCTAGTCATATTCTTTGCTTGCTTCGTTaatctatttttgtttttttcaaagTGATTTATTGAATGAAAGGCAGAGGTGTGCCAACTACAAAAGATGTACATACACAATTCTATATTCTTTttgcctttaatttgtttgaaactgATTTGTATTCCTTTTGTAATCTTTTCTGTGCTATAAATGAGGCCCAATAAGCAGCTTCCAACACTTAACTGGCATTATCTTCTTTATCTAAATTCAAGCTACATCAAGTAGTATTAATAGCAGCGATGCAGTCACCGGCGGCCGCCCCTGTCCACCGTGCAGTGGCCACTCCCGATGATTCTGCGGTGGTGAAACAAATTGAGAAAACCCATTACCCTAATGGAGAAGAGATCGACGCCCTGTCTATCCTCAATATCGCCAAAGGCATTTTGGATGACTGCAAGAGTACTCCACCCACTAAGGTTGGTACATACTCCACACATTTATACTCCCTCATCGATACATTTAATTAGAAAACGTTTTTGTAGCCAGCACATGCTCAGTTAGTGGCCTAAGATAGATTGTGAACAATGACACAAGATTCAGTCCTGACAGAGCTAGTGTTGGAGTTACACCTAATATGGTGGGAACAAGGCAGTGGTTCTCTTACCTACCCTACTTTGTTTTtgtgtgttaaaaaaaaatgttattgtaATATCATAGTGCCCTTGGGAGAAGAGATCAAGGTTTAAAATTCAACAGAGTCATCACTATAAGGATTAGATAGATTCTTTGTGCGCACTGTCATTTAACCTTATCAGTTTAGTCactgagttatcatgatttacctCATTTCACATTGTTTGTTAGATCGGGGTGTGTGGGCCTTTAGGATTGGGGATTCGAGCTGAGACAAGAACACAAGATTAATTGAGTCTTAGCAATGAAAGTGTTGGAGTTATACACAAAATGGTGAGCTCTTTGTAAGAACATTGCTCCTCCCACCTACCCCTCCACTATTCTATTGGGAGAAGGTGTCGAGGTCTTAAAGGCCAGagaattttgtcttttgtgggcaaaaatatatttttgaaacatCATACAACACGATGTCatagtttcaaattattaattttagacTTCTGAAGAAGGAGAAGGTGACAGTGCCACATTGACACCAGAGCTGCAATTTGAAGTGTACAGGCTTTCCGTCCAGGTAACTTGAACTAGCTTAAGGATGGAATTAATTAAAGTGTTAGAATATATTAATACCAAAAAATGAAGTTTGTCATATTTTGGATCACCAGCTTTCGTACAGGAGTTTGGAAGCAAGAGAAGATGTGCAGGAAAAGACTGTGACTCTCTTCAACATGCTCTCAAGCTACTCATGGGATGTTAAGGTGGCACTCATCCTTGCAGCTTATGTTTCCAGCTATGGAGAATATTGGCTTATTGCCCAGACATACAGAGATAAAGATCAAGTAGCCATGGGCATGGTAGCTCTCCTGCAAATGTCTGACCTGCTAATAGACGACAACAAGAAACTAGAGACACTCTTCCAACCTCTTCATAAACTAGTCAAACCCATCCTAGATTTGTGCTACTGCATCGTGGAGGTTAAGAAATTCTTCTTATCTGTTTTTGCTTCTTCAGACACCAGAGGAGGATTTCCTGGGTTAAGAGCCACGGTTATCATCTGTAGCTATTGGATCATTAGATCTGCTGTTATTTGCACGTCATATATGCATTCCCTCATCGTAAAGGATCCTAGGTACGATTGTATTTCattctcttcttttcttcttttttgagttatgagaaaattcatagtcattatttaaaaagtgtatagagtaaattttatattgtgacCCTAACTGCCATAGAACAataaggaggtaaatcaaaCAGACTATATTTTCCATAGTTGATAGCTGGATAGATTACATTGTTCAATGCCTATAGGTTAGGCTTAAACGTCGCAACCAGGAAGATTCGTTGAGTTTGTTTTTCTGGCGTTGCTCCTCttgcacaccaaaaaaaaaaacttagctgGAGTTATTGCCCTATTTCATCCTATTTTTTGTTAGTGTCATGCCATTATTTTtgattttatagttttatttactattatttTCTATTAGGACCACCTCCATGGATGGAGAGCTAGACAGCTTGGCTCGCAAGATTCAACCACTGCGAAATCGTCTAACGGATCAACTCTTCAAATGCTACAAAACACTAGGTTAATGCAGTAGAAATTCCTacaaacaatacatatatatataaatctgctCAAATGTGATTGCGCCTTTCCGCTTAGTCGGGTACGGTATACACTGTTAACAAAATGCACCACTAGTATTattaaaatgcacaacaatgaaaatgcacaaaaatactGCATAACTTCCATGttcctaattgtgcatttttaaacactgtgtggtgcatCTTTGTGTTGTACATTTcctaatattgagtggtgtattttgttaacactagtgaTCTAAACCGCACTAATCGTACGAGAAGGCATAACTACACTTGAACTctactctccctctctctatatatatatatatagattttggttcaggtgcggccgtgctctcccgtgcggtcacacaccactcaatgttacgaaatacaccattcaatgttaagaaacacaccacaatgttaagaaacacaccacagtgcatatttgtgtggtgtgtttcttaacattgagtggtgtatttcgtaacattgagtggtgtgaactgcacggtcgcacgggagagcacggccgcacctgaacctgaccctatatatatatatatatatatatatttattgatggAAGACTAACAAAGACAGCATTGTTACAGATGTTATTGACAAGATTGAAGTGGTGGGGCGAACCTTGAGGACTAATGATATTGATAATATGAAAGTCCTTAAGTTGTTAGTTGGTGCCAGGGACGACAAACAGACATCAGTCTTTGACCTCTCCAGTGAAAAACAGGTCTGATTTTGAAGTTTTTGATGTTTTCTGTCatcatatatctatatatttgaTCTATCCTCTGTGAGAAGCATATGAAACCATGCATTTATGTAATTACGATGATGcattttgtaatatttgatTGTGCGCAAGGACAGATTGTGTATATTATACATTGCAATATGAGATTCTTTGcatttaaattatatacaaGTTTTGCAGGTTTTCATAGGATGAGACGTTATGAATATTACCGATCTCAGTGATGGAATAAATTAATCCGGGTGGCCcgaattaattaaatcaataattaaaagaTAAACAGTAAAGACACGATATTGTGCGAAAAAGATAAATGTTTTGTATTAAAGATTATGTTATATCAACAAGACAAATAGAGGAATTATATACTAGATTGGTCTCTTAACGGTCCCCCAAAAAAGGGTGGGCGATTATGCCCCTCTTGACCACGTCTACGTACTCTACCAGGCCAAGCCCTGGGCTCGACCTAGCCGTCGGGGACCGAGCCTTGGGCTCGGCCTTGGCCATTGGGGAACGAGCACTGGGCTCGGCCTTGGAATCTCGGGGTTGGTTGGACCCGCCTTGTTCTGCCCATCAAATCAGTTTGCTCTAGACCCGtctctaatatatccatcacctAGATTACAGTTCCTTACTTGTGTTGTTATGCTTGTGGCAGGTTAGCTTAGAAACTTTGAAGAACAAGACTGTGCTGCTGTTGATATCAAGCACAGACGACATTTTGTTGGAGAAGGAACTTCCTTTTCTCCAAGAATGGTACGCGAAATGCGATGAAGTCCAAAGGAGGCAGCATGCGATCATCTTGTTTCCCATTACACGAGGCCAAGCCAAGAAATGGACTGATCAGTCGTCCATGATAAGTAAAATGTTTAGAGTGCCTAATTTCTACATGGTAGATGATCCTCGATCCATAGATCCAACCGTCATTCGCGTCCTTAAAGAGAAATTCCTCATCAATTTCCAAGAAGGGCCGCCAATTGTTGTTGCAGTTGGCCCTTCAGGAAGAGTTGTCCATCCTAATGCATTGCCCATGATTTGGACATGGGGATCTAAGGCCTTTCCTCTTACATCCCAAAACGAAGAATCCCTCCGGAACAGCGAGACATCCAAGAAGGTTGAGCTGCTCATAAAAGACCTCGACGACAAATTACTGGAAATGGTATGTTCGTCTGATCttctaaatttttaaacataaatcttatattaaaatattaaatggtATGTTGGTCTGATTGAACACTAGCTATATATCGGGGGAGGTTGATAAAGGTCAGTCTAGCACCCGGTggttaggggattgttgggtaaAGGCCTAACGGCTTAACGTTTCAAAAATGTGTGACAGTATAAGGAAATACTACGTGTACGATATTAGcaaataaaattacacattcgctactagttataacttttggcataagTGGTAAGTGATTgatctaacaagtggtattagagcTAGGTCACAGGTCCGAATAACATTTAAGACTAGTTGGTGTTTGAAGGAGGAATTGTTGGTCAGAGGTCGGTAAAAGCCAAGTGCAACACCCGGTGGCTGGAGAAtgttgttgggcagaggccgttAAAAGGCCGTCAGCACCCAGTGTCTCAAAAATGTGCAACTAACTATAGCTTTTGGCTTAAGTGGTAATAATCGCTTGATTTAACAAGTAATATCAAAGCTCACGGATTCAAATAACATTTAACTCTGGTTGGGTAGAAGTCGGAAGGCCAAGTCTAGTATCCGGTGGTGGCAAAGGAATAGTTAGACAGAGATCGGTAAAAAGTCAAGTCTTAGTGCAACACCTAACCTTTAAAAAATGTGTGACGgtacaagaaaataaagttatgtcttGGCGTGACTACTAAGCGCTTATCCTAACACTTTCTTGGATATAATATTCCCATACAGGTTAAGGAAGGCCAAAAATCTATTTGCTTATTCGGAGGGGATAACAAGGAGTGGATTCTTAGGTTCGCCAGCGAGGCAAAAGAAGTTGCTAATTCCCTCCGTGTGACTCTGGAGATGTTCTTTCTGGGAAAAAGCACAGACAGTGTGCCCAAAATGGAGATGATAGCCCCATTTCTGTATTCAAATAAACTGGTTTCCGAATCTCCAAAGCTTTCCGGCGCCAAGATGCTGTCATTCTGGGAAAACCTCCAGCGCATGCTACTCTCCAGGGCGCAATATCTTAGCAAGAAAAACACTagtgttgatgatgatgaagtgCTGCAAGGGTTGGGGAAATTGGTGGACAAGAGTGGACGTGAAGGATGGGCGATGTTCATCAAAGGGAACCACATAGCTTTGATCGGAGACGAGGATGTGAGCATGAAAACCCTGAGTGATTTTACAAAATGGAAGGGAAATTTAGAGCGGATGGGTTTCGAGGGAGCGTTGAAAGATCACTTGGAAAGGGTTGAAGGTAGCCCTTCTGATCGCCCATGTTGCCACCTGCACTTCCAGCATGAATTGAGTGATGAGATGGTAGAGAACATCAAGTGTCCAGAGTGTCATCGGAGATTGGGGAAGTCCACTGCTTTCTTATGCCACAACCTGATGAGTGAAATAGCATGAAATTAACATATGTACAACCCAAGATTTGAGCTGAGTATAATGGTCAAGAAATGTAATTGGctactaaactttaaaaaactcCATCTCTATttgtgaaataaaaataaaaatacaatttgcaCATGTTATTGCCTATATATACAGGGGCGGGTCCAGTAACttgtatatacattttaattttatatataaattactaatagtctaatatatatgtgtagGTCTATAATCAAGTACGAACTGACCTTAACGTGCAAACTATTGAAAGATTGTACCGCACTTGCACTGCAAAAGTCCTCCAAGCATGTCTGGAAGTGAACCATTGCAGTGCAATCACGTAATAGTTGTGGAGTAATTCTTAAAGCTAATTCACACATAATAGCAGCGGCATGGATCTATGTTTCTCGCCAGAGGCTTTTACAGATGAGAGGATAGGAGATGAGATCTGAGGAGGCGAGGAGAGCAGTGTTTTCAAATCTGCGGAAGTGAGGAGGCGTCCATTTTACGcgattctatttttaattaacttcGGCCGATCCTTTTCTTCGCGCAAATTATGATTATACTTGTGATATGGATAACAAACGTTCTAAAATAACGTACGTCTTTACTCTTGACGGTGGTCCTTATGCTAATGTGATCATGACTCTGACCATCTACTCTAGACATTTGAAATGAACTTTGTTGTCTTAATGGAAGTTGTATTCTCTTTCAATTACATTTCCAATGGCGTTTGAATAACTTGATTTAAACATTCCTATGATGAGATATGCTTAAAATATCTAGACATGCATTGCCTGACAGAGAAAAGCATAGTAGAGTGTTGTCACGCTGACACTCATGGTGCGAGTTGAGTGTAAGAGTGAGCGTTCATCTTCATTCCAAAATGCATATTTCTTCATTTCCTTTATTCCATTGGGTCCTTGGGTCATGCTATGATACTTCCAAGTTGCTCTTTTTTACTATagtcaggaaaaaaaaacaataaaatctaGAATGCCCATAGTTGATCGACTTGATCaaaacaagaaaattaataaacaattctcatattgagtcgaacttgaaaccttgtaaGTAATTGTAACTACCAAGCCAACTAATGACTAATTTGGTTGGAGTTGTTCCATTTTTCATtaattcttcttctcccaatTTTCATTAGTTCTGATAAGCTTATATGATGATGCCATATTCTTTTCTTGCTTCATATGTTTTCAAAGGTTGTATACATTTTCCTCTCCCATGTTGTTACTAGCTTTTGCTTTGCCATattctttccttgcttcattaaATATGTGTTTTCAAAAGttgcaaattaaagaagaaaaagctAAAATTAAAGagatgcaataataataataatgcgtCCCCTTCAAAAACAATATATGTTTTGGAGTGTGCTGTAAGGCATACCCtgatatagtatatataattgaattgatAGATACTCTTTTAGAGTAtaaataactcattcaacactCAATCTAAGAATATcagtagtaataatataataataattaaatttaatggaGACAATTGAAGAAGCTCCCATGCAAAGCTGGGGTTGGATGATCGGTGACGAGAGTGGAATTGTTGAGCAAATTGAAATCACACATTTTCCAGATGGAAGAGAGATCAATGTCCACTCTATTCTCTCTATCATTACCCACATTTTAAAAGATTGTGCCATTCATCATGATTCTTCATCAGAAGAGGTTGGAATTTTGTAATGTTTTTTGCCTAACTTTTACTTTAATTAGTTGTTTGgctagtaatagtaatagtaatactTCCTTCACTCTGTGCAAATTAAACACTATATATCTAGGTTTCAGAAGATGAAGCAGAAACTGTGGATGAGGTGGTGCAACATGAAATACACAAACTTTCACCCAAGGTATGGTAATTAGATGTGCTCCGATCCataagtaaaaatttaaactgataattagactgcacatttatgtttatatatactatatgctgccaaagaccttgtggtctagtggcattcggtgtcccggttaacactcccacatggatgatgggagatTGCTTCATTCAAACTTGAACTATAGTCATTTTTTATCTTGTATGGTTTGGCCCTTacaccaaattaaaaaatgtgttcCGTCTTAATTAACTAAagacaaattttattgtgggcCATAGTCCATGTAGCAGCTTTGATCATGAAATaggtatcatttt from Ipomoea triloba cultivar NCNSP0323 chromosome 6, ASM357664v1 includes:
- the LOC116022198 gene encoding protein SIEVE ELEMENT OCCLUSION B-like — its product is MQSPAAAPVHRAVATPDDSAVVKQIEKTHYPNGEEIDALSILNIAKGILDDCKSTPPTKTSEEGEGDSATLTPELQFEVYRLSVQLSYRSLEAREDVQEKTVTLFNMLSSYSWDVKVALILAAYVSSYGEYWLIAQTYRDKDQVAMGMVALLQMSDLLIDDNKKLETLFQPLHKLVKPILDLCYCIVEVKKFFLSVFASSDTRGGFPGLRATVIICSYWIIRSAVICTSYMHSLIVKDPRTTSMDGELDSLARKIQPLRNRLTDQLFKCYKTLDVIDKIEVVGRTLRTNDIDNMKVLKLLVGARDDKQTSVFDLSSEKQVSLETLKNKTVLLLISSTDDILLEKELPFLQEWYAKCDEVQRRQHAIILFPITRGQAKKWTDQSSMISKMFRVPNFYMVDDPRSIDPTVIRVLKEKFLINFQEGPPIVVAVGPSGRVVHPNALPMIWTWGSKAFPLTSQNEESLRNSETSKKVELLIKDLDDKLLEMVKEGQKSICLFGGDNKEWILRFASEAKEVANSLRVTLEMFFLGKSTDSVPKMEMIAPFLYSNKLVSESPKLSGAKMLSFWENLQRMLLSRAQYLSKKNTSVDDDEVLQGLGKLVDKSGREGWAMFIKGNHIALIGDEDVSMKTLSDFTKWKGNLERMGFEGALKDHLERVEGSPSDRPCCHLHFQHELSDEMVENIKCPECHRRLGKSTAFLCHNLMSEIA